The sequence CGTCGTCCCGGCGACGCCCGAGGACTGGGAGACCGAGTACCTCTCGTACGACATCGCCGCCTGCGTCGTGGACGACCTCGACCGCGCCGTCGCGCACATCCGGCTGTGGTCCTCGGGCCACACCGAGGCGATCGTGACGACCTCGCAGGCCGCCGCGCGCCGCTTCACCCAGCTGGTCGACTCCACGACGGTCGCCGTCAACGCCTCGACCCGCTTCACGGACGGCAGCCAGTTCGGCTTCGGCGCCGAGATCGGCATCTCCACCCAGAAGCTCCACGCGCGCGGCCCCATGGGCCTGCCCGAGCTGACCTCCACGAAGTACATCGTCACGGGCGACGGCCACGTCCGCTGACCGCGTGGCCGGGCCCCGCCGCCCACCCCGGCCAGGGGCCCGGCACACCGTCGGCTCACCCGATTTCCGTACCGCCCGGCTAATTTTCCTACGGTCTGCCCAAATCGCCCGCACCGGTCTACTCTGATCCTGTGCCGGAGGACGTGGGGGGCGCGCCGTTCGCGGACGGCTGGGAGCCCGACGACGACCACGACCACGGACGCGCGGACGAGGAGTTCGCCGCCGTGGTCTTCGACGAGGACTTCGTACGGGGCGCCCGTATCCACGAGCCCTCCGCCGTCGAACGACTGCTCGCCGCCGCCGAGGCGCGCGCGGAGGCCGAGGCCAGCGGGCGCGGCGGACGGCGGCTCGGCGAGGAGCGCGGGGACCCCTCCGACGTCCACGACCCCTTCGCCGACTGGGGCGGCGGCGAGGAGTACGACGAGTACCGCGACACCCGCGCCCGGGAGCACCGCGGCCGGATTCGCTGGCACCGCCCCATCGCCTGGATGCTCGCCCTCGTCCTCGGCGTCGGCATGGTCGCCCTCGCCTTCTCCGCCGTCTACCGCGGCGGCTCCGGCACGGGGGACGACCCCCTCGCCCCGCCGCCCGCCTCGGCGGGCAGCGAACGCGAGCAGGGCGCGAACGCGGCCGAACCGCCCACCGCGTCCCCCGACTACTCCCGCCCCGTCGTCCAGGCCACGCCACGCACCCCGTGACCCGCGCCACGACGCCCCGCAGACGTACCACCACGTTTGCCGCGCCGCCGCACGACCTAGGCTGAAGGTATGGCAGGGGCAACGGAACCCCCTGAGGGCATACCTCCCGAGGGAGGCGGCCCGGACAGGGACGAGGAGTACCGGTCCGTCGTGTTCGACGAATCGTTCGTCAACGCTGCCCGCCTCCAGGAACTCTCCGCCGACGAACGCCTCCAGGGCGAGCACACCCCCGCCGTCCGCAGCCGTCCCCGGCGCGGCCTCAACCGGCAACTGCTCGTCATGGTCGTCGTCATCGTGCTCGCCTTCGCCACCGCCGTCGTCATGGGCGTGCGCACCGGCGAGGTCACCGCCTCCTCGGCGGCGGCCCGCCGCACCGAGGCGCTGCGCACGACGGTCATCCCGCTCGCCCCGCCCGACACCGTCCACGGCGCCCGCACCGCCGCCGACGTCTACGCGGCGAGCCCCGCCGCCGCCTTCCGCACCGGCGCGGCGGGCATCTCGGTGCCCAAGGGCGCCGCGGCGACCCGGCACTACACGCAGGGCCAGGTCATCGAAGCGCTGCGGATCGCCTCCGACTACCTCGTCAGCTCCTCGCTCGACCCGCGCGTCCTCTCCGGCGGCCCGACCAACGCCGTCCGCGCCCTCGTCGACGAGGGGCAGTGGCGCCAGTTCGACGCGAGCATGAACCGCCCGCGCCCGGACGGCCGTCACGCCGCGACCGGCTGGGTCGTCCGCTTCGACCCGCACGAGGTGAGCCTCGCCGACCCGCGCCACCCCGCCCGCGTCAACGGCACCCTGAGCGTCGAGGAACGCGGCGGCACCCTGGAGGTCACCTCCGACCACGTCTTCGCCTACGCGCTCCGCGCCCCGAAGCCCGGCTCGCTCGTCTCCCTCCTCAGCGTCCGCCGCGAACTCCACTTCCGCATCGACCCCGCCGACCTGCGCGGCCACCGCGCCGAGGTGCTCACCTCCACCGTCCAGGCGGGCCCGCTCGACTGCGCCACCGAGTCCGCCGACCGCCTCCACCCGCTCCTCGCCGGCGCCCGCGCGAGCGGCGGCGGGCCCGCACAGGGCACCGACCCGTACGCGCCCGACGCCTCGACGAGCCTGTGCGGCACGCTCGCCGAGCACGCGCTGCCGACGAGGACCTGAGCCGGGGAGGGCGCGGGCCCCGCCCGGGTGTTTCACGGGTCCGGCCGAGCCTCCGCCCTTCAAGCAACTCCTCGCGAAACGGGGGTAGTTGCGCAAGCCCGGGTTTACCATTGCACTCCGCGCGCACCGGAGTCGGGGGAGGAACCGGTCATGCCGTCGACGCCTGGGACCACGGGGGACGAGGTGGTGCGCCTGCGGCTGCGCGTGGGCGACGGACCGGCGGCCGGGGAGCAACACGCCGCCGCCGAGCTGCGCACCTGGCTCGCGGGGACCACCGAGCTGACGGAGCTCGCGACGGTCGAGGAGGTCCGGCTCCCGCGCACCGCCGAGGAGACGACGCCCTCGCTCGGCTTCGGCGACTTCTGGTACGACGTCCTCGTCAACATCACCCCCGACCTGATCACCGCCGCCACCGTGGTCCTCTACCGCCTCCTGCGCAGCCGCCAGCCCCGCAGCGAGCAGGAGGAGACCGTCACGATCCACTTCGAGGACGGCAGCCGCCACACCCTGCGCCGCCACCCCGCGAGCAACGAGGAGATGGCGGCGCTGGTCCGCACCGCCGTGGAGGCCCACCGGCGGGCGGCGACGGGGGCGGAGAGCGGGGAGGACGCGGAGGGCGACGAGGGCTCAGGGGACGACGGAGGCGCGGGTCCCGGCGACGGGCATACGAGCGGCGACGGGGGTGCGGGCGGCGACGGGGATGCGGGTCGCGGCGACGCGCGTACCGGCCGCGACGCGCCCCGTCCGGGTGACGGTGGCCCCGCCGCGAGCGGGGGACCGGCCGGCGGCGCGCCCGAGGTGCCGCGGGGCGGGACCGCCGCGGGGGAGTGAGCCATGGCGAAGGCGCCCCGGATGCGCGCCCTCCTCATCGGCGTCGACACCTACCACGACGAGGACCTGCTGCTGCGGCCCGGCCAGGCGGACGCGAGCATCGACGCCGTGTACCGGGCCCTCACCGAGCCGCCGCACGCGCTCTTCAGGGGGACGAGGGGCGCCGGGATCGAAAGGCTGCGTTCCCCCGCGCTGACCGGCGACGTCGAGAGCGCCGTCAACGCCGCGACACGCTCCGCGCCCGCGCTCTTCCTCCTCTACTACGTCGGCCACGGCCGCCTCCTGCCCGGCGCGGAACCGCTCCAGGACCGCCTCTACCTCACGGTGAGCCAGACCGACCCGCGGCACGTCACCTCGACCGCCGTCGCCCTGGAGGACCTCGTCGCCTGGGCGCTCGCGAGCGGCAGCGAACGCGTCGTCCTCGTCCTCGACACGTGCTACTCGGGGAACCTGACGCACCACCTGCTCCGCGAGGACCGCAACCTCTCCTTCCTCACCTCCGCCCGCCAGCGCCAGCGCGTCACGGCGGGCGAGGACGGCGGCGTCACCCCCTTCACCGCGGCCCTCGCCGATGTCCTGCGCACCCCCGGGCCGCCCGGCCGCCCCCTCACGGTCCACCAGCTCGGCAAGGCGCTCAAGAACCTCGCGAAGAGGCAGCCGCCCGAGACGGTCTTCCCCTGGAAACCGGAGGAGTTCTCCAGCGGCGACGGCGCCGGTACCCACCTGACCCGCCCCACCGGCACACCCCCGCCCCCGCCCGCGCCCCCGCACCACGACGACGACCCCGGCCCCGGACCGCTCGCGCGCCTGTGGGTCCTGCTCACCGGAACGCGCGGGCGGCGCCTGCTCACGCTCGCCGCGGTGCTCACGCTCCTCGCCGCGGGCGCCGGCGTCCCCGCCCTCGTACGTGCCGGAGCGGAGTCCCCGTGCGCGCCGCCCGTCGAACTCCGGCTCGCCACCGCGCCCGAGGAGGCCGCGGCGATGACCGCCGTCGCCACCGCCTACGAGGAGTCCGCCTTCGGCACCTCCTGCCACCGCGGCCGGGTCAGCGTCACCGGGGCCGGGCTCGACGCCCTCGCCGAGGGCTTCCGCGACCCGCAGGGCTGGAGCGAGGGCGCGAACAACCTGCTCAGCACCGCCGGCCCCCAGCCCGACCTGCTGCTCCTCCCGTCGAGCGCCGACCTCGACCGGGTGCGGGGCCCGGACACACGCTTCTCCGCGCCGGTCCACGTCGCCCGCGACCTGCCCGTCCTGACCGTCACCGCGCGCGGCGGCGAGCGGCTCGGACTGCCCGACCCGGGGCCCGGCCGCCTCGGCACCGTCGACTGGGCGACCCTGCGCCGCGCCCTCGCGGGACTCAAGGACCACGCGCGCCTCCTGCGCCCCAGCCCGGCCCTCTCGGGGACCGGGCTCGTCCACTACCTCGGCATGGGCCACGACGTCCCCCCGGCGGGGCGCGCGGACCCGGGCGGCGAGCGCGGCGAGTCGTTCACGTACCGGACCGGCACCCCGACCATCCCCCCGGCCGAGCGGGACGACCTGGAACGCACCCTGATCGCGGGCGGCGGGTCCGTGCTCGACGGCGACGACGCGCTGTGCGCCCTCCTCGCCGGGAAACCCGCCGCGCGCTACGCCGGGGCGCTCACCACGCTGCGCGCGACCCGCTCCTTCCAGGCCGCCGACTGCGAACGGCACACCGCCGAGGACCCCGGTACCCCCTTGCGCGCCTACCGCGTGGCGGGGGCACCCGCCCTCGACCACCCGCTCGTACGCGTCGGCACGGACGACGGCTCGCCGCGCGCCGACGAGATCGCGCACTTCCTCGCCTGGACGACGTCCGGGGCGGGGAGGAAGGCCCTCACCGCCGTGCACCTCGATCCCGCCGCGCGCGAGGAGAACGTACGGCTCGACCCCGGGCACGTCGCGGACCAGCTCAACGCCTACCGCGCCGCACACCCCGAACTCCGCGTCGAAGTCGTCTTCGACGTCTCGCGCTCGATGGCCGAGGACAGCAAGCTCACCGGCGCGCGCGCCGCCCTCGACGAGGCACTCGGCCACCTCGGCGGCAAGGCCCGCTACCAGCTGCGCGTCTTCCCGACCGGCGAGGACGGCGAGGGCAGCGCCCTGCGCGACGGCCCCTGGCGGGCCACGGGCACGAAGAAACTGGGGCTGGGGCCCGGGGACGTCAACAAGGACCGGCAGGCGGACCTCGTGAGCGTCCTCGGCACGGTGCGCGGCGACATCACGGCGGCCAAGGCGGCCGACAGGAGCACGCCCGGCGACGAGCCGCCCCACCAGTACGCCGTGCTGCTGGTGACGGACGGCGACTACCGCGAGGGGAAGCGGCCCCAGCTCGGCGCGCTCGCCGACGTGGCGGCGCGGCTCGGCCGCGTCGAGGGCGCGCCCGTCCACGTCGTGGCGACCCGCCCGGAAGGCTGCGCGGCCGGCCACGAGGCCGACACCGTCGCGCAGAACTCGGGCGGCGGCTGCACCCGCCTCGGCCCGGGACTCGCCGCCGCGCTCAGCCGCACCGTCACGGCCCTCGACGAAGGGGAGGACTGAGCGCGATGCGGAAACGGGGGGCGGGAGACGGGGCGCGGCCGGGTACGGGAGCGGCGCTCCGGGGCCGGGCCGCGGCGAGGCCCCGCGCACGACTCGTGCTCGCCCTCGTCCTGTGCCTGCTCGCCGCCGCCTGCTCCTGGCGGCACGAGGACCCTCCGGCGCCCCGCTCCGCCGCCTGCCGCCCCGGGGACGACACCCTGCGCATCGCGACGGGCGGCGACCTCACCGGCACCGACATCCGCGCGCTGCTCATCCAGCACTGGGCCGAGGAGCGGAAGGTCCCGGTACGGATCGTCCAGCTCCCCGACACGGCGGACGGCCAGCGCAGTCAGCTCGTGGCCTCGCTCCAGGCGGGCAACCCGTACTGCTACGACCTCGTCAACCTCGACGTCACCTGGACCGCCGAGTTCGCGGCGCAGCGCCTCATCACCCCCGTCGACCCCGGCGGCGACGACTTCTGGCCGGCCGCGAGCAAGGGCGTGCGCTACGGCGGCGAGAGCTGGGCCGTGCCGTGGAACACCGACGTGGGCCTGCTCTTCTACCGCGCGGACCTGATCGGCCCCGGCGGACTCGGCACGTGGGACGCGCTCGCCGAGACCGTCAGGACCTTCCGGCGCGAACGCGACCCACGCGTGCGCGCGGGACTGCTGACGCAGCTCAGGCCGTACGAGGGACTCACCGTCAACGCGGCCGAGGCGGTGTGGCGCGCGGGCGGCGAGATCGTCTCGGGCGAGGGCGAGAAGGCGAGGGTGACCGTGGACGAGCCCGCGGCGACCGCCGGGCTGCTCGACCTCGTCAAGGCCGTCGGCGACGAGGACAGCCCCGGGCTGCCCGTCATCGGAGACTCCTCGCGGCACCTGGACGAGCAGAGCAGCCTGGAGCGCTTCCTCTCCGGCGACGCGCTCATGCTCCGCGACTGGCCCTTCGCCGCCGTGCAGCTCGCCCAGGCCGAGAAACGCGGCACGGGCGAGGACCGCCCCCGCTACGGCGTCACCCAGCTCCCACGCGCCAGGACGGGTGCCTCGGCGGCGGCGCTCGGCGGCCAGAACCTCGCCGTCGTGGCGGGCAGCGGGCACGACTCCCTCGCGCGCGACCTCCTCACGTACCTCACCGGCGCCGGGGCCGAGCGCTGCCTGCGCGACGGCGGCTTCGTGCCCGCGCGACGCTCCGCGCTCGCGGGGGAGTGCGAGGCCGGGGAGGACGTCGGGGGCGCCACGCCGCGCGGCACCGAGCTGCCCGCCGATTTCCGGCGCGCGTACGACACGGCCCTGCGCGCCGCCCTGGAGGACGCGCGCACACGCCCCGTCACGCCGTACTACGCGGCGGTGACGCGGGAGATCCAGCAACGGGTCGGCGCGATGAGGAAGGGTGACGTGCGCCCCTTCGCGGCGGAGCTGGCGAGGACGCTGCGGGGGAGATGAGCGGGGAGAGGTGGGGAGGGAGAGGTGGGGGGATAGAGACGGGGAGTGGGGCGCGGGCGGAGGAGGCGGGCGCGCGGGCGGCGCCGGTCCGGTAGCGCCCGCGCCCCCGGGCGCCCCCTGCCCGTCTCGCGCGGCCCCGCACCGCCCGCGGATCCGGGTGCCCCCGTCCCCGTACGGTCTCCGCCCGGTCAAGGAGGTCATGGGAGAGGAAAACGGGGTGGGGCGCGCACGGGTCGCGGGGGGCCGGCGTCTAG comes from Streptomyces sp. Tu6071 and encodes:
- a CDS encoding caspase family protein, translated to MAKAPRMRALLIGVDTYHDEDLLLRPGQADASIDAVYRALTEPPHALFRGTRGAGIERLRSPALTGDVESAVNAATRSAPALFLLYYVGHGRLLPGAEPLQDRLYLTVSQTDPRHVTSTAVALEDLVAWALASGSERVVLVLDTCYSGNLTHHLLREDRNLSFLTSARQRQRVTAGEDGGVTPFTAALADVLRTPGPPGRPLTVHQLGKALKNLAKRQPPETVFPWKPEEFSSGDGAGTHLTRPTGTPPPPPAPPHHDDDPGPGPLARLWVLLTGTRGRRLLTLAAVLTLLAAGAGVPALVRAGAESPCAPPVELRLATAPEEAAAMTAVATAYEESAFGTSCHRGRVSVTGAGLDALAEGFRDPQGWSEGANNLLSTAGPQPDLLLLPSSADLDRVRGPDTRFSAPVHVARDLPVLTVTARGGERLGLPDPGPGRLGTVDWATLRRALAGLKDHARLLRPSPALSGTGLVHYLGMGHDVPPAGRADPGGERGESFTYRTGTPTIPPAERDDLERTLIAGGGSVLDGDDALCALLAGKPAARYAGALTTLRATRSFQAADCERHTAEDPGTPLRAYRVAGAPALDHPLVRVGTDDGSPRADEIAHFLAWTTSGAGRKALTAVHLDPAAREENVRLDPGHVADQLNAYRAAHPELRVEVVFDVSRSMAEDSKLTGARAALDEALGHLGGKARYQLRVFPTGEDGEGSALRDGPWRATGTKKLGLGPGDVNKDRQADLVSVLGTVRGDITAAKAADRSTPGDEPPHQYAVLLVTDGDYREGKRPQLGALADVAARLGRVEGAPVHVVATRPEGCAAGHEADTVAQNSGGGCTRLGPGLAAALSRTVTALDEGED
- a CDS encoding extracellular solute-binding protein, giving the protein MRKRGAGDGARPGTGAALRGRAAARPRARLVLALVLCLLAAACSWRHEDPPAPRSAACRPGDDTLRIATGGDLTGTDIRALLIQHWAEERKVPVRIVQLPDTADGQRSQLVASLQAGNPYCYDLVNLDVTWTAEFAAQRLITPVDPGGDDFWPAASKGVRYGGESWAVPWNTDVGLLFYRADLIGPGGLGTWDALAETVRTFRRERDPRVRAGLLTQLRPYEGLTVNAAEAVWRAGGEIVSGEGEKARVTVDEPAATAGLLDLVKAVGDEDSPGLPVIGDSSRHLDEQSSLERFLSGDALMLRDWPFAAVQLAQAEKRGTGEDRPRYGVTQLPRARTGASAAALGGQNLAVVAGSGHDSLARDLLTYLTGAGAERCLRDGGFVPARRSALAGECEAGEDVGGATPRGTELPADFRRAYDTALRAALEDARTRPVTPYYAAVTREIQQRVGAMRKGDVRPFAAELARTLRGR